The Gammaproteobacteria bacterium sequence GGACTCGATTTCCCAACATGCTCGCTACGATTCCCATAGTCCGACAGGCTCCTAGGACGCCTGCTCGTCGGGCACATTTTCTTCGGCTGCGGCATCTGCCGACCACACCAGGGTGCCGACGGCCTTGAATTTCGCCACTGACATGGCGCCCCGCTTGGCGCGCTTTTCGGACGATTCCTCGACCGCCGCCACAATGGCCTCGCGGTCCGCCTCGTAGATCGCCTGCGCCTCATAGTCTTCATCCATGAGGATCAGCATCACGCTGTCCCAGTCCTGTTCCAGCCGGATCTGGCCGACGCGCTGTGCGCTCTTGGCATCACTGAAAATGGTGCGGCCCTTGATCTGGATGTAGCGGCCCTCTCGCACGCCCGTGCCAATGGCATCGTAGCCACCGGCGCCCGGTTCGGCGGGCACCAGCTTCATGAGCCGGATCACGTCATGGGTGGCGATTTCATTACTGATGCCCAGCGCCTGGCCCGTGGCTCGACGGTAAGTCGCCGCCAGCTTGCGCGCCTCGTGCATCAGTTTGTCGACGTCGTATACCGCCATGGTGTATTTACCGCGCCTTGCGTTTACTTAGGTTTACTTACGTTTACTTAGGTTATAGAGCAGGAAAAAAAGTGTGTACGTATCTAACCCTATTTGCCCGCATTTTGGAAGCCATTTGGCCCGCGGCAGGCAAACTAAGCATCTGAAAAACCACCTGAATTAACCCGCCGTGGCATCCCGCGCAGACAACGCCCGCGCCGCCTCGATAAGTGCATGGTTGTGGCGCCTGAGTTCCTCGTCCCCCCTGGCCAGGGCATTGGACTTCTGCGCCAGGCTCTCGGCCATGGCGTAACGGCCCTGTTGCAGGCGAATCTTCGCCAGCCGGTGCCAGAGCCGCGCATTACGGGGCTCGATACGCAGCGCCCGCTCCAGCAGGGCCGCCGCTTGCTCCCACTGCGCCTGCTGTTCATGGCTCTCGGCCCGGACCAGCAGGGTGGCCACCGCACGACCGGCATCGGGCGTGATGCCGATCTGGTGGGGAGAACCCGTCGCGGCCCGCTCGCCGGCGCAGCCGCTGACCGCGAGGCCGATGATGAGCATCAGCAGCAGCCCCAGCGAGGTCGATCCCTGTCGATTCGTCATCATCGCAGCGGTGTCCCTTTTGTGATCGTCATAGTGTTCAAGAAGCTTACTCATTCACGGCCCGCCAGTCACAGCGGACCTCGCCCTCAGGCACGCTGCCCCGTATAAATACCAGCGTTGCCGCATGGGGACAGTCGACCGCCGTCTGTTGTCCGCTGCGGCGATCGATCCAGGCCAGCTCGATCTCCGCCGGCAGCTCCGCCGTCCCGTCCTGTGGCTCGACCTGAGGGTTGAGCCGCGACAGGATATCCGCCCACACCCGCAGGGCCCCGCTGGAACCGGTCAGCCCGACTGGCCGGTTGTCATCCAGACCCAGCCACACCGCGGCCACATGGTTGTCGCTGAAACCGGCGAACCAGCTGTCGCGCAGCTCATCGCTGGTGCCGGTCTTGCCGGCCACTCGCAGCCCGCTGGGCAGACGGGCCTGCAGGGAGCGTCCGGTCCCCTCCCGGGTCACCGCCTGCAGCGCGCTGTTCAGCAGAAACACCGACTCACTGTCGACGGCGCGCGTGACCGACAGCGGATAACGCTGCAGCGGCTGACCGTCGGCGGTGAGCACCGCGCGGATAGCGCGCAGCGGCGTGCGAAATCCGCCCGCCGCCAGGGTGTGATACATCTGCGCCACGTCCAGCGGGGAGATATTCGCCGCCCCCAGCAACAGTGCCGGGTATTCGGTCAGCGGCCGCTCCACGCCCAGATCGCGCAGGGTGTCGATCACCGCCGGCACCCCCAGCGCCATCCCCAGTCGCGCGGTGGAGATATTGTACGAGTGCACCAGGGCATCGTGCAGCAGTACCTGCTGGGCCTCGCCGCCATGATTTATATGGTCAAAATTCTGCGGCTGCCAGCGCTCCCCCGCCCCCAGATCCACGTCCAGCGGGCTGTCGTCGAGCAGGCTGGCCAGGGTGTAACGGTCCGGCTGCATCAGGGCGGTGAGATACACCGCCGGCTTGATCAGCGAGCCCACCGGGCGTACCGCGTCCAGGGCGCGATTAAAGCCGGCAAAACGCGGGTCGCGCCCGCCCACCACCGCCTGCACCTCGCCGTCATTGACGTTCACCACCACTGCGGCGCCCTGCAGCTCGCGATCCGCCCCCTCGCGCTGCAGCTGGTCTAACTGCAAAGAGAGGGCCTGTTCCGCGGCCTGCTGCACCACCGGGTCGAAGGTGGTGAAAATCCTCATCCCCTCGGAATTGAGATCGGTCTCGCTGTAGTCCCGCCGCAACTGGCGACGCACCAGATCGATAAACCCCGGCACCTGCGACACACGCAGGGAATTGTGCGGCAACACCGCCGGCGGCTGTGCACTGAGGTTGTGGGCTGTTGCCAGATCGAGCTTGCCCTGCTCCACCAGCAACCGCAAAACCAGATTGCGGCGCTCAAAGGCGCGCTGGTTCTGGCGCCGCGGATCGTAATGCGATGGCCCCTTGACCAGGGCCACCAACAGGGCCACCTGTTGTGGTGCGAGCTTGCCTAATGGCTGGCCGAAATAAAACTGGCTGGCGAGGCCAAAACCGTGAATCGCACGCCGACCGTCCTGACCGAGATAAATCTCGTTGATATAGGCCTCAAGAATCTCCGCCTTGCTGTAATGAAACTCCAGCAGCAGGGCCATGATGGCCTCATTGAATTTTCGCCACAGGGTGCGCTCATTGCTCAGGAAAAAATTCTTCACCAGCTGCTGGGTCAGCGTACTGCCACCCTGCACGGTTTTCCCCGCCCGCAGGTTGACCCACAGGGCGCGCAGGATCGACAGCGGCGCAACACCGTAGTGTGAAAAAAATTCACGGTCCTCCACCGCCAGCAACCCGTCGATCAACAACGGCGGCACCTCGTCCAGCCTGACCAGAATGCGATCCTCCCGGTGCGAGGGATAGATATTGCCGATCAGCGGCGGGTCCAGGCGCAACAGATCCACCGCATCGCCGTTGTCCGCCCGCCAGATGCCCAGCAACTGCGTCGCGGAAAACTCCAGCCGCAGGGTCTGGCTGCTTTCATCGCCATCCCAAAAATGAAACGCCCGACTGTGCAACACAAAGGCGTTGCCGTTGCGCGCATAGCTGCCCGGCATGGTCGGCCTGGCGACCGGACGATACCCCAGCCGCTCCAGCTCACTGACAAACTCCGGCACCGTCAGGGCCTGCTCCGGATACAGCTCCAGAGCGCGACCATATACATGCGCCGGCAGCGCCCAGCGCTTGCCCTCAAACTGGGACTTCACCCGCTGGTCGAGATACGACACATAGGCCGAAAAGGTCAGCATCATGCCCGCCGCCAGCACCAGCAGCCGACGCAGGCTGAGCAGGCGCCCCGGCTTCTGCCGCGCGCCACCCGATGACTTGCGCCTCCCCTTCCGGCGGCCAGCATTACGCCTGCCTTTTGCACCAGAGCCGCCAAAAAACGGAACGCTTTTAAAAAAACCGGACATAGCCGCGCATTGTACATTAGCTTTCATTAATAAAGGCCCGATGACCGAAGGACCCGGTGGATATTTTTGCTAAGCTCGTCAGAGGCGGGCAACACTTCGCGACACAACAATAACAACCGATAACAGACGAGTCATACTAACAAGACGCATGGAAAGGATACCCTGCAATCAAGACCGTCAGCAGCAGGGATGCTGCTGTCGAGCGTACACGGATGTATTCTCAGCGCGTCTTGATTGCAGGGTATCCTTTCCATGTGACTCAATAATAAAAGGGATGGACCCATGTCCAGCGATAACCGGGAGGACAGTGAGCGCGATACCCAGCAGGCCTTGATCACCGCCCTCGCCCGTGCCGAGGCCTTTCCGCATCGGGTGGAGGAGATTCGGCTGATCGAGACCCATATTTCCTGGGTCATGCTGACCGGGGACTACGCCTATAAGATCAAAAAATGCGTGAACTTCGGTTTTCTGGATTTCTCCACCCTGGCCAGACGCAGGCACTTCTGCGAGGAGGAAATCCGCCTCAATGGTCGCCTGGCCCCGGACCTGTATCTGGCGGTCGTCCCCATCACCGGCCCCGCCGCGCAGGCCTGCATCGGCGGTAGTGGCGAGCCGCTGGAATACGCCGTCAAAATGCGCCAGTTCGATCTGCGGGACACCTTTGATGCGCTGCTGGCGCGCCATGCATTAGCGGCTGCGCAGATGGAGGAAACCGCCCAGGTGCTGGCGCGGTTCCATGCCACGATTGCGCCCGCCGATGCGGGCGCGCCCTTCGGCAGTCCGGCGGCCATCCTGCAGCCGGCGCTGGAAAATTTTGATCAACTGGGTGAGTCGCTCGCCGCTGGACAAACA is a genomic window containing:
- a CDS encoding tetratricopeptide repeat protein, translating into MSKLLEHYDDHKRDTAAMMTNRQGSTSLGLLLMLIIGLAVSGCAGERAATGSPHQIGITPDAGRAVATLLVRAESHEQQAQWEQAAALLERALRIEPRNARLWHRLAKIRLQQGRYAMAESLAQKSNALARGDEELRRHNHALIEAARALSARDATAG
- the mrcB gene encoding penicillin-binding protein 1B → MSGFFKSVPFFGGSGAKGRRNAGRRKGRRKSSGGARQKPGRLLSLRRLLVLAAGMMLTFSAYVSYLDQRVKSQFEGKRWALPAHVYGRALELYPEQALTVPEFVSELERLGYRPVARPTMPGSYARNGNAFVLHSRAFHFWDGDESSQTLRLEFSATQLLGIWRADNGDAVDLLRLDPPLIGNIYPSHREDRILVRLDEVPPLLIDGLLAVEDREFFSHYGVAPLSILRALWVNLRAGKTVQGGSTLTQQLVKNFFLSNERTLWRKFNEAIMALLLEFHYSKAEILEAYINEIYLGQDGRRAIHGFGLASQFYFGQPLGKLAPQQVALLVALVKGPSHYDPRRQNQRAFERRNLVLRLLVEQGKLDLATAHNLSAQPPAVLPHNSLRVSQVPGFIDLVRRQLRRDYSETDLNSEGMRIFTTFDPVVQQAAEQALSLQLDQLQREGADRELQGAAVVVNVNDGEVQAVVGGRDPRFAGFNRALDAVRPVGSLIKPAVYLTALMQPDRYTLASLLDDSPLDVDLGAGERWQPQNFDHINHGGEAQQVLLHDALVHSYNISTARLGMALGVPAVIDTLRDLGVERPLTEYPALLLGAANISPLDVAQMYHTLAAGGFRTPLRAIRAVLTADGQPLQRYPLSVTRAVDSESVFLLNSALQAVTREGTGRSLQARLPSGLRVAGKTGTSDELRDSWFAGFSDNHVAAVWLGLDDNRPVGLTGSSGALRVWADILSRLNPQVEPQDGTAELPAEIELAWIDRRSGQQTAVDCPHAATLVFIRGSVPEGEVRCDWRAVNE